The proteins below are encoded in one region of Sphingobacterium sp. R2:
- the tpx gene encoding thiol peroxidase, giving the protein MATITFKGNPVNTKGSLPQVGEQAPDFKLTAGDLSDKSLADFKGKKIVLNIFPSVDTGTCAASVRAFNQEASQLDNTVVLCISKDLPFAQGRFCAAEGLNNVVTLSEYKDSNFSDAYQLTIVDGPLAGLLSRVVITLDENGKVLYEEQVAEIADEPNYAAAIASLN; this is encoded by the coding sequence ATGGCTACAATCACATTTAAAGGCAATCCAGTAAATACAAAAGGCAGTTTACCTCAGGTTGGCGAGCAAGCTCCTGATTTTAAATTAACTGCAGGCGATCTTTCCGATAAGTCTCTTGCAGACTTTAAAGGAAAAAAAATTGTATTAAATATTTTTCCTAGTGTCGATACAGGAACTTGTGCTGCTTCTGTACGTGCATTTAATCAAGAGGCTTCTCAGTTGGATAACACGGTCGTGTTGTGTATATCCAAAGACTTACCTTTTGCGCAAGGACGTTTTTGTGCAGCAGAAGGTTTAAATAATGTCGTGACATTATCAGAATATAAAGATTCAAACTTTTCTGACGCTTATCAATTGACTATCGTCGATGGTCCTTTGGCAGGTCTGTTGAGCCGTGTGGTTATTACATTGGATGAAAACGGAAAGGTATTGTATGAAGAGCAAGTTGCGGAAATTGCAGATGAGCCAAATTATGCTGCAGCCATTGCTTCCTTGAATTAA
- a CDS encoding OmpP1/FadL family transporter, translated as MKKLLFSILCASPSLLFAQGSQVNLQSPKAVGMGGAGSAYFLDESSIFYSPGALAKMDHNAISVAGNAVMYKSAFQEVGSTVVYNTRNQISTPFSVFAAFGPKNSWWKAGIGVYTPYGGAVDWGKDWVGKFSLVSLSLRAIYIQPTLSFKLTENFSVGGGFVYNVGTVDLENSVPVFYPDGHAGLATLKGTGTGTGYNVGIHYNLEDEFSISLSYRSKVVTKLKNGDATFDVPESVASNFPAGNKFSAELPLPSTFAAGIAFPLSEKLKMAIDATLINYDIYKALDFDYKENTPVLQDTHSPKNYDKAGSIKAGLEYIASDRLQLRVGGGYIATPVQQSAYVYPETPDNTRYLISGGFTIKPSPKFDVTGSFAYQRIMARQSTNIESRLSGTYATNIFAPGIGVSYKW; from the coding sequence ATGAAGAAACTACTATTCTCAATACTTTGTGCAAGTCCGTCACTCCTGTTTGCACAAGGATCTCAAGTGAATCTACAAAGTCCCAAAGCTGTGGGAATGGGGGGAGCAGGTTCTGCTTACTTTTTAGATGAGTCTTCCATTTTTTATAGTCCGGGTGCTTTAGCAAAAATGGATCATAACGCCATTTCCGTTGCTGGAAATGCTGTTATGTACAAATCTGCCTTTCAAGAGGTCGGCAGCACCGTTGTTTATAATACTAGAAATCAAATATCTACTCCTTTTTCAGTATTTGCTGCATTTGGGCCTAAAAATTCCTGGTGGAAAGCCGGTATTGGAGTTTATACACCATATGGTGGGGCTGTCGATTGGGGAAAGGATTGGGTTGGTAAATTCAGTTTAGTTAGCCTTTCGCTACGCGCAATCTATATTCAACCTACATTAAGTTTCAAACTGACTGAAAATTTTAGTGTCGGTGGTGGTTTCGTCTATAACGTCGGAACGGTAGACCTGGAAAATTCAGTTCCTGTATTCTATCCGGATGGTCATGCAGGACTTGCAACCTTAAAGGGGACCGGTACAGGTACAGGCTATAACGTAGGTATCCACTACAATTTAGAGGACGAATTTTCCATCTCTTTAAGTTACCGCTCGAAAGTTGTCACTAAACTTAAAAATGGGGATGCAACTTTTGACGTGCCGGAATCGGTGGCAAGTAATTTTCCTGCGGGCAACAAATTCAGTGCTGAGTTACCGCTTCCATCCACTTTTGCTGCCGGAATAGCCTTCCCGCTTTCGGAAAAGCTAAAAATGGCGATCGATGCAACACTGATCAATTACGACATTTATAAGGCACTGGATTTTGACTACAAAGAAAATACACCTGTCTTACAAGATACGCATTCACCAAAAAATTATGATAAAGCAGGGTCAATCAAAGCAGGTTTGGAGTATATTGCCTCCGACCGTTTGCAATTGCGTGTAGGAGGGGGCTATATCGCCACTCCAGTACAACAGAGCGCCTATGTTTATCCGGAGACACCAGATAACACCCGATATTTAATCTCTGGGGGTTTTACAATAAAACCATCACCAAAATTTGACGTCACAGGTTCTTTTGCTTATCAGCGCATCATGGCTCGCCAGTCAACCAATATTGAGAGCCGTCTTTCGGGGACTTATGCGACTAACATTTTTGCTCCAGGCATTGGTGTAAGCTATAAATGGTAA
- a CDS encoding glycoside hydrolase N-terminal domain-containing protein, whose translation MVNRILMLIVVCTSHTTMLFAQQKPLVLRYNKPAKVWEETLPLGNGLIGMMPDGNPHQEKIVLNEISMWSGSPEDPNKDAAYKNVDAIQALLKAGKNDEAEKLVNETFVTKGKGSGFGNGATVPYGCYQLFGDLLLDYKLPAGTVQDYKRSLDLATASAQTSFKINGQQFQRKYYTSFDKNVGLIQLNQPKNKVQTVDLSFQRQENIDRYTLLNDGILIEGSLPDGKGGKNLRFVGLIQVKGENLQINKKDQSLEVSANGNLTIYFSASTSYYGKDPLPVVKANVAAAKVADEQKIFRNHLAAYQKIFNRVQLNLFGNVANDTIPTNERIANFYKNPVQDPDLATIYYQFGRYLNISSAAPKIANSLPPNLQGLWANKINTPWNGDYHLNINAQMNHWGVEVNNLSEYHRPFIEMIKRIAKTGEQTAKAYYNAPGWVVYMMTNVWGYSAPGEQASWGASTASGWLCNHLWEHYLFTGDKSYLSEIYPILKGAAVFYDHTLVQDPKTGWWVTSPSISPENAFRMPNGKVAAVVMGPTIDNQIVRELYQALIQADAILKKKDTFVDSLKKKLTNIPPPVVVSASGRVMEWLEDYEEVEPKHRHVSHLYGLYPAAFISPQTTPEWAEAARQTLAVRGDEGTGWSRAWKILFWARLQDGDHALEILRQLLKPAYRNETTYQGVGAGTYPNLFCAHPPFQIDGNFGGAAGIAEMLIQSHNGYIHLLPALPKAWPKGEVKGLKARGNYTVDIAWENGKVSALQINGKKGKIRLFENGNYRDYEVR comes from the coding sequence ATGGTAAATAGAATTTTAATGCTCATTGTGGTATGTACAAGTCATACCACAATGCTTTTTGCTCAGCAAAAGCCCCTCGTACTTCGCTATAATAAACCCGCTAAAGTCTGGGAAGAAACTTTGCCACTGGGAAACGGACTTATCGGCATGATGCCGGATGGCAATCCCCATCAGGAAAAAATTGTACTCAATGAGATCAGCATGTGGTCGGGGAGTCCCGAGGATCCCAATAAGGATGCGGCCTATAAGAATGTCGATGCCATTCAGGCACTACTTAAAGCGGGCAAAAATGATGAGGCCGAAAAGCTGGTCAACGAAACTTTCGTTACAAAAGGAAAGGGGTCGGGATTCGGCAACGGAGCCACTGTACCCTATGGCTGTTATCAACTGTTCGGCGACCTGTTACTGGATTATAAATTGCCAGCCGGTACAGTGCAAGACTACAAACGCTCTTTGGACTTAGCGACAGCGTCTGCGCAAACTTCATTTAAAATCAACGGGCAGCAGTTCCAACGAAAATATTATACTTCCTTTGACAAAAATGTTGGACTAATCCAACTGAACCAACCGAAAAATAAAGTACAGACGGTAGACCTATCGTTCCAGCGCCAAGAGAATATCGACCGGTATACCCTACTGAATGATGGAATTCTAATTGAAGGATCATTACCAGATGGAAAAGGTGGTAAAAACCTGAGGTTCGTTGGATTAATTCAGGTAAAAGGTGAAAATCTGCAGATCAACAAAAAGGATCAGTCCTTGGAAGTATCGGCAAATGGCAACCTCACGATCTATTTTTCCGCAAGTACTTCCTATTATGGAAAGGATCCATTACCTGTTGTCAAGGCAAATGTGGCAGCGGCAAAAGTCGCTGACGAACAAAAAATATTCCGCAACCATCTTGCTGCGTACCAAAAGATTTTCAATCGGGTACAACTCAACCTATTTGGCAATGTTGCGAATGACACTATTCCTACGAATGAACGGATAGCAAATTTCTACAAAAATCCAGTACAGGATCCAGATCTGGCAACAATTTATTACCAATTTGGCAGGTATTTGAATATTTCAAGTGCTGCTCCGAAAATTGCAAATTCACTTCCCCCTAACTTGCAGGGCCTATGGGCAAATAAGATCAATACACCCTGGAATGGGGACTATCATCTCAATATCAATGCACAGATGAATCATTGGGGAGTAGAGGTCAACAACCTGAGCGAATATCATCGGCCTTTTATCGAGATGATCAAGCGTATCGCTAAGACAGGTGAACAAACCGCAAAGGCTTACTATAATGCGCCAGGATGGGTGGTTTATATGATGACAAATGTATGGGGATATTCTGCTCCGGGTGAGCAAGCTTCGTGGGGAGCGAGTACGGCTTCTGGCTGGCTATGTAACCATCTTTGGGAACATTATCTTTTTACCGGGGATAAAAGTTACCTCAGCGAGATTTACCCCATATTAAAAGGAGCTGCCGTGTTTTACGATCACACACTTGTTCAAGACCCTAAAACAGGCTGGTGGGTAACGTCGCCGTCCATATCGCCCGAAAATGCTTTTCGGATGCCCAATGGGAAAGTCGCTGCGGTGGTGATGGGACCTACAATTGATAACCAGATCGTGCGGGAATTGTATCAGGCACTCATTCAGGCAGATGCTATTCTTAAAAAGAAAGATACTTTTGTTGATAGCCTTAAAAAGAAGCTAACGAATATTCCACCACCTGTGGTCGTTAGCGCATCTGGGCGCGTGATGGAGTGGCTGGAGGACTATGAGGAAGTTGAGCCTAAACATCGGCATGTATCGCATTTATATGGCCTATATCCAGCAGCATTTATATCGCCACAAACAACGCCCGAATGGGCTGAAGCGGCGCGTCAGACGCTCGCTGTACGTGGGGATGAGGGAACAGGCTGGTCTAGAGCCTGGAAGATATTGTTCTGGGCAAGACTGCAGGATGGAGATCATGCGCTCGAGATTTTAAGACAGCTACTCAAACCGGCATATCGTAATGAAACAACTTACCAAGGGGTCGGAGCGGGCACTTACCCCAATTTGTTCTGCGCACATCCCCCTTTCCAGATCGACGGGAACTTTGGTGGAGCAGCTGGGATTGCCGAGATGCTCATTCAGAGCCATAATGGGTATATCCATCTGTTGCCTGCATTACCCAAAGCTTGGCCAAAAGGGGAAGTTAAAGGACTCAAGGCCCGAGGAAATTATACAGTAGACATCGCATGGGAGAATGGGAAAGTCTCCGCTTTGCAGATTAATGGAAAAAAAGGAAAGATTCGACTATTTGAAAATGGAAATTACAGGGATTATGAAGTGCGTTAA
- a CDS encoding OsmC family protein produces MKIKLNRVNQAVHFEASSELSSVKVNIDGSEAIGGEGKGVRPMELVLMALGSCSVFDLHSILVKQRQLIEDIQVEVEGKRREEIPQVFTDIHINFFLKGEIDEVKAAKAAELAVKKYCSVHDMLAAGGINITYSLKIN; encoded by the coding sequence ATGAAAATCAAATTAAACCGTGTCAACCAGGCTGTACATTTCGAAGCCAGCAGTGAATTATCTTCGGTCAAAGTCAACATCGACGGTTCGGAAGCGATCGGTGGTGAAGGTAAAGGTGTTCGTCCCATGGAATTAGTTCTAATGGCACTGGGTTCGTGCAGCGTTTTTGACCTGCATAGTATCCTGGTAAAACAACGCCAGCTAATTGAAGATATCCAGGTTGAAGTGGAGGGTAAACGCCGGGAAGAAATACCACAGGTATTTACAGATATACACATCAATTTCTTTTTAAAAGGTGAAATTGATGAGGTCAAAGCAGCTAAAGCGGCTGAACTGGCCGTTAAAAAATATTGCTCCGTACATGATATGCTTGCTGCGGGCGGTATCAATATCACGTATTCTTTGAAAATAAACTAA
- a CDS encoding alpha-L-fucosidase, which translates to MLTILLSSILLSSGTVAKSDTLKAYGALPTERQLKWQEMETYCLIHYTPTTFQNKEWGYGDAQPALFNPSAFDANQIAQAAAAGGFRGLISVAKHHDGFCLWPTKTTSYSIAASPWKNGKGDMVKEFMEATHRNGMKFGVYLSAWDRHDERYGTPAYADAYRQQLTELMSNYGPLFTSWHDGANGGDGFYGGHEGKRIIDRTTYYEWHEKTWPIVRKLQPQAVIFSDIGPDMRWVGNERGYAAETSWATFTPIGLNGKVAVPGATESHNAETGDRNGKYWIPAECDVPQRPGWFYHAEQDSRVKTPNELFEIYLKSVGRGACMNLGLAPMPSGTLHEHDVKSLQAFGKKVKETFRTNLAKGASITASNTRNGDSQSYGTSFITDDDRYSYWATDDAKTSATLEIKLQSPAKFDLIQLRENIKLGQRIDSVSVERWENNSWKPLAKATSIGANRLIKLEQPQTASRLRLHVYAPVAITLSDFGLFKEYDEPFAFRTEEVKKLRGFQIKTGRSNANAYMLDGKANTFATVAEQGVIVVSTDEPVSGIGFLPRQDGKHVGTPTQYRISTSADGKKWTVAKEGEFSNIKANPILQQVFFDTNSATKFIKFEPKQFIEGNELAIAEFELYGK; encoded by the coding sequence ATGTTGACAATCTTGTTATCCTCCATTTTACTTTCCAGCGGAACTGTAGCCAAGTCAGATACTTTAAAAGCTTATGGGGCTTTGCCAACCGAGCGTCAATTAAAGTGGCAGGAGATGGAAACGTATTGTTTGATCCATTATACGCCAACAACTTTTCAAAACAAAGAATGGGGTTACGGTGATGCACAGCCTGCATTGTTTAATCCTTCGGCTTTTGATGCGAACCAAATTGCGCAAGCTGCAGCGGCAGGTGGTTTCCGGGGACTAATTAGCGTCGCAAAACACCACGATGGATTCTGTTTATGGCCAACCAAGACAACATCTTACAGTATTGCCGCTTCACCATGGAAAAATGGAAAAGGTGATATGGTCAAAGAATTTATGGAGGCGACCCACCGGAATGGGATGAAATTTGGTGTGTATCTTTCGGCTTGGGACCGTCACGATGAACGTTACGGTACTCCTGCCTATGCCGATGCGTACAGGCAACAGCTCACTGAACTAATGAGCAATTATGGACCATTGTTTACCTCTTGGCATGATGGCGCAAATGGTGGGGATGGCTTCTATGGTGGCCACGAAGGGAAGCGCATCATCGATCGCACAACCTACTATGAATGGCATGAAAAAACTTGGCCCATCGTACGTAAATTACAGCCCCAAGCGGTGATTTTTTCAGATATCGGTCCGGATATGCGTTGGGTGGGCAATGAAAGAGGCTATGCGGCCGAAACATCTTGGGCAACATTTACTCCGATCGGGTTAAACGGAAAAGTCGCTGTTCCAGGTGCAACAGAGTCACACAATGCCGAAACGGGCGACCGTAACGGTAAATATTGGATACCTGCTGAATGTGATGTGCCTCAACGCCCCGGATGGTTTTACCATGCAGAACAAGATAGCCGCGTAAAAACACCGAATGAACTGTTTGAAATCTACCTGAAATCTGTAGGTAGGGGAGCCTGCATGAACCTGGGCTTAGCACCGATGCCTTCCGGTACATTACATGAGCACGATGTGAAGTCGTTGCAGGCTTTTGGAAAAAAAGTGAAGGAAACTTTCCGTACAAATCTAGCCAAAGGAGCAAGCATCACAGCGTCTAACACCCGTAATGGTGATTCCCAATCCTATGGTACTTCCTTTATTACCGATGACGACCGCTACAGCTATTGGGCAACAGACGATGCCAAAACATCGGCTACGCTAGAAATTAAATTACAATCACCTGCTAAATTTGATCTTATACAGTTAAGGGAGAATATTAAGCTAGGGCAACGTATCGATAGTGTTTCTGTTGAACGATGGGAAAATAACAGCTGGAAGCCCTTAGCCAAAGCAACAAGCATTGGGGCAAACCGCCTGATCAAATTGGAACAGCCGCAGACGGCAAGTCGATTAAGGTTACATGTTTACGCGCCTGTAGCGATTACGCTCAGTGATTTTGGATTGTTTAAGGAATATGATGAGCCATTTGCCTTTCGTACGGAAGAAGTCAAAAAACTACGTGGTTTTCAGATTAAAACTGGCAGATCTAATGCCAACGCCTATATGTTAGATGGAAAGGCGAATACTTTCGCTACAGTTGCCGAGCAGGGCGTAATTGTTGTCTCCACTGACGAACCTGTTTCTGGTATCGGCTTCCTTCCTCGCCAGGATGGAAAGCATGTTGGTACACCGACACAGTATCGCATATCCACCAGTGCCGACGGTAAAAAATGGACTGTCGCCAAAGAAGGAGAGTTCTCTAATATTAAAGCAAACCCAATTTTACAACAGGTGTTTTTTGATACCAATAGCGCAACCAAGTTTATCAAATTTGAGCCCAAGCAATTTATAGAAGGCAACGAATTAGCCATAGCAGAATTTGAATTGTATGGTAAATAG
- a CDS encoding SGNH/GDSL hydrolase family protein produces MKKNKLYIAAALALVAIASCKPSLEEYTPSAGSLNFSKYVAIGNSLTAGYADGGLYLEGQKVAYPNLIAEQLKQVGGGEFKSPFFSEDQANGSGYITLTALVNGQPVTAPVTDKLAYRPGSTKLLTKYTDPVNNLGVPGMRMDLSMVAGMGSTAGNPYFERLLPDADASKTYFTYSTTQNHTFFSFALGNNDALGWATNGGVVNMNPTTNKPDPTTVLTETAQFSAILNGYVQTLTAGGKKGVLATIPDVTATPYFTTVTRAALLAAVNATNPPAPVTNIYIATKSGTRAATDQDYFVLPFLSAGLLGKPNAAQFPYGLHPLNPVEDKYVLDVSETATVVKRINEYNAAIKAAAASKDLALADVNAFLNNVKGGVRINGLAVSAKYITGNAFSLDGIHLTPIGNALMANIFISAINSKYGSKIPQVDVAKYRGVKLPDTVTK; encoded by the coding sequence ATGAAAAAAAACAAACTTTACATAGCCGCAGCTTTAGCACTTGTCGCTATTGCTTCGTGCAAACCTTCTTTGGAGGAGTATACACCTTCGGCAGGATCGCTTAATTTTTCAAAATATGTTGCCATCGGGAATTCATTGACGGCAGGATACGCAGATGGGGGACTTTATCTGGAGGGCCAAAAGGTTGCTTACCCCAACTTAATTGCCGAGCAGTTAAAACAAGTGGGTGGTGGGGAATTTAAATCGCCGTTTTTCAGCGAAGATCAAGCCAACGGTTCTGGCTACATTACCCTTACAGCACTTGTCAATGGACAGCCTGTGACGGCACCTGTTACAGATAAACTGGCCTACAGACCTGGTTCAACAAAACTATTGACGAAATATACTGATCCGGTCAATAACCTCGGTGTACCGGGTATGCGGATGGATCTTTCTATGGTAGCAGGTATGGGTTCAACTGCCGGCAATCCGTATTTCGAGCGCTTATTGCCCGACGCGGACGCCTCGAAAACGTATTTCACCTATTCAACGACACAAAACCACACCTTTTTTAGTTTTGCACTGGGTAACAACGATGCATTGGGTTGGGCAACTAATGGTGGAGTGGTCAATATGAATCCAACAACGAATAAGCCCGATCCAACAACCGTATTGACTGAAACGGCTCAATTTTCGGCGATTCTCAATGGCTATGTGCAGACGCTGACTGCCGGCGGAAAAAAAGGTGTACTGGCCACCATTCCAGATGTAACCGCAACACCTTATTTTACAACGGTTACCCGTGCGGCCCTGCTGGCAGCTGTCAACGCAACAAATCCCCCTGCGCCGGTAACAAATATTTATATCGCTACGAAATCTGGAACGCGTGCAGCGACTGATCAAGATTATTTTGTACTTCCTTTCTTGTCTGCAGGACTATTGGGTAAGCCAAACGCAGCACAGTTTCCTTACGGCTTGCATCCATTGAACCCCGTGGAAGACAAATACGTGCTTGATGTAAGCGAAACAGCAACAGTTGTGAAGCGGATCAACGAGTACAATGCAGCCATCAAAGCTGCTGCAGCTTCAAAAGACCTCGCTTTAGCAGACGTAAATGCCTTCCTAAACAATGTAAAAGGTGGCGTTCGTATCAATGGATTAGCCGTTAGTGCCAAATACATCACTGGAAATGCGTTCTCTTTGGATGGCATCCACCTCACGCCAATTGGTAATGCCCTCATGGCAAACATCTTTATCAGTGCCATCAATTCTAAATATGGATCGAAGATCCCACAAGTTGACGTCGCCAAATATCGTGGAGTTAAATTGCCAGATACCGTCACAAAATAA
- a CDS encoding PLP-dependent aspartate aminotransferase family protein, with amino-acid sequence MKQDQSKIIREQVDRSALREHSTPLYLTSSFIFDSAEQGRAVFAGEEDAMIYSRYANPNTSEFINKVCILEGAEAGLSFASGMAAVFASFAGIIESGDHIVSSRAIFGSTHQLFTELFPRWGVTTTYVDAANPEEWEKAIQPNTKIIFLESPSNPGLELVDLEWLGKFKEKYPHIILSIDNCFATPYLQKPIQYGFDLVIHSATKYMDGQGRVLGGIVVGKQALIDKLMFFIRHTGPALSPFNAWIISKSLDTLGIRMDRHCSNALALAEALENHPEIEDVKYPFLPSHPQYELAKKQMKAGGGIVTLVVKGGFERAKAFVDQLEMILYTSNLGDSRSIATHPASTTHSKLSEDERLNLGIKPGSIRLSVGLEDQQDIINDILQALEKTK; translated from the coding sequence ATGAAACAAGATCAATCTAAAATCATACGTGAACAGGTCGATCGTTCTGCACTTCGCGAACATTCGACACCTTTATACCTTACATCAAGTTTTATCTTCGACAGCGCTGAACAAGGTCGGGCGGTCTTTGCTGGCGAAGAGGATGCGATGATATACTCCCGTTATGCCAACCCAAATACTTCAGAATTCATCAATAAAGTGTGTATTCTGGAAGGAGCAGAAGCAGGCTTATCATTTGCGTCCGGTATGGCGGCCGTATTTGCTTCCTTTGCGGGAATTATTGAAAGTGGAGACCATATCGTTTCTTCACGCGCAATATTCGGGTCTACTCACCAGTTATTTACGGAGCTATTCCCCCGCTGGGGAGTGACCACGACTTATGTGGATGCCGCAAATCCCGAAGAATGGGAAAAAGCGATCCAGCCCAATACAAAAATTATCTTTCTAGAATCGCCCTCTAACCCCGGTTTGGAATTGGTGGATCTGGAATGGTTGGGTAAGTTCAAAGAGAAATATCCCCATATTATCCTTTCTATCGACAATTGTTTTGCCACACCTTATCTCCAGAAACCCATTCAGTATGGATTTGACCTGGTTATCCATTCGGCAACAAAATATATGGATGGGCAAGGTCGTGTTTTGGGCGGGATTGTTGTCGGTAAACAAGCGCTTATCGACAAACTGATGTTCTTCATCCGTCATACAGGTCCAGCGTTATCCCCATTTAATGCCTGGATCATATCAAAAAGTTTGGACACTTTGGGCATCCGTATGGACCGCCATTGTTCCAACGCATTGGCTTTGGCTGAAGCTTTGGAAAATCATCCGGAGATTGAAGATGTCAAATATCCATTCTTGCCCAGCCATCCACAATATGAACTGGCCAAGAAACAGATGAAAGCCGGTGGCGGCATTGTAACGTTGGTGGTCAAAGGCGGCTTCGAGCGCGCGAAAGCTTTTGTGGACCAGTTGGAGATGATTTTATATACGTCCAATCTAGGCGACTCAAGATCGATCGCTACGCATCCTGCTTCCACCACACACTCTAAACTATCCGAAGATGAACGTCTCAATTTAGGCATCAAACCCGGCAGTATCCGTCTATCGGTGGGCTTGGAAGATCAACAAGATATTATCAACGATATCTTGCAGGCTTTGGAGAAAACAAAATAA
- a CDS encoding DUF4369 domain-containing protein — protein MKCVNFLCLIAVLALGTTSCSQRTESEKNAAIAKSFSYTITGKTTAPDGTQVSLVDHDNRLQQFVKTQVTNGQFVLEGELAIAGFYDIQIKGMKPYTLVLEGGGDYDLNEEHGKFTLTTSSSNAKDFMQFNAKYQQREQEEKSKSTNKSQRVRQLESQLPLMAAKNDGSYEKAVDEIQRLSTTEAFNPRTLYADFILDSTHRSSLLLPYFFKYVSLDQTNYKKFDVALQGFDVELQKHPYFKFAREKVDKVKDFYENMPVFPSITPMNVQRDTLNLNDVSKSKMLIAAFWKASNSNSKADIKMLRTKEAQLNALGVQVIYFSLDKDLDKWTKASKDLALGKQSYFLNYNDQATMENNFGIDRTPSYLWINPETLEILSLNGEDPAMPKFVTKVKEFIAKN, from the coding sequence ATGAAGTGCGTTAACTTTTTGTGTTTGATAGCGGTGTTGGCCTTGGGGACAACAAGCTGTTCACAACGCACAGAATCAGAAAAGAATGCAGCAATAGCGAAGAGTTTCAGTTACACGATCACCGGAAAAACCACTGCCCCGGATGGGACGCAGGTAAGCCTCGTGGATCACGACAATAGATTGCAGCAATTTGTAAAAACGCAGGTCACAAATGGACAATTTGTTTTGGAAGGCGAATTGGCCATCGCGGGATTTTACGATATCCAGATCAAGGGAATGAAACCCTATACGTTAGTTCTCGAAGGTGGAGGCGACTACGATCTGAACGAAGAGCATGGGAAATTTACGTTGACGACATCTTCTTCCAATGCTAAAGATTTTATGCAGTTCAATGCGAAATATCAACAACGTGAACAGGAGGAAAAAAGTAAAAGCACCAATAAAAGTCAGCGGGTAAGGCAGCTGGAGAGTCAGTTGCCTTTGATGGCAGCAAAAAACGATGGTTCTTATGAAAAAGCGGTGGATGAAATACAGCGGTTGAGCACTACTGAAGCATTTAACCCACGCACACTTTATGCCGATTTTATTCTCGACAGTACCCACCGTTCCTCTTTGCTATTGCCTTATTTTTTTAAGTACGTATCGCTCGACCAGACAAATTATAAGAAATTTGATGTGGCATTGCAGGGCTTTGATGTTGAACTACAGAAACACCCTTATTTCAAATTTGCCAGGGAAAAGGTCGATAAGGTGAAAGATTTTTATGAAAATATGCCTGTGTTCCCATCAATAACGCCAATGAATGTGCAAAGGGATACGCTGAACCTGAACGATGTGTCAAAATCGAAAATGCTGATTGCCGCTTTTTGGAAGGCATCAAATAGCAATAGTAAAGCTGATATCAAGATGCTACGGACAAAGGAAGCGCAACTGAATGCCCTAGGGGTACAGGTTATTTACTTTTCGCTGGATAAGGATCTGGACAAATGGACGAAAGCAAGCAAAGATCTTGCCCTGGGAAAACAGAGTTACTTTTTAAACTACAACGATCAGGCTACGATGGAAAATAATTTTGGGATAGACCGCACACCAAGCTATCTTTGGATTAATCCGGAAACACTGGAGATCTTATCGTTAAACGGTGAAGATCCTGCCATGCCGAAGTTTGTGACGAAGGTAAAGGAATTTATCGCCAAAAATTAA